In Oreochromis aureus strain Israel breed Guangdong linkage group 22, ZZ_aureus, whole genome shotgun sequence, the genomic window TGCTAATTTAAAAGCATGTATAAATATTGGCATGTCCGAGCCAAATACTGTGCTGAAAGAACAGTAAAACTTTCTCCAGGGAGTTTGTGGGTGCATCAAGAAGTGtaatatatttcaaaaactgcttGTTATGTAGTACTGTACAAGAATTTGCAGGTCTTTGAACCTAATTTAGCTTTACTGTTTAAACTGAATTATTTGGAGTATTTATCCAGGATCTAATCTAAAGACATCATTTGCACAAGTTTTCCACTATTATATGCAGTGCATTATTTTATGATGAAATAAATTGGTGTAACTGTGCGCATTAGTATTACTATTGCTTGTATCTGTGGTTTTATAGAGAAATGACCTAACTTTTTAGCCTAGTGTCTAACTttagaataattttattatttataaaagTATTGAGGTGATTGATTTTGGGGGGCTCTGCCAGCTTTCCTTTTAAAGCAACTGTGTTGCTAATTCACAGATTGACGAGTTACCCGAAGGAGCTGTAAAGTCGCCTTCAAACAAGTACCAAGTGTTCTTTTTTGGAACACATGAGACGTGAGTATTTTTCCGTTAATGTtgtcacttttttatttttccacatgGATGCAAAATGGGAAGAAACTTGGATCATTTGTCAAAatgtgtacatatttttttttaaaaactaataatTGGCTGTTGTAGGGCATTCTTGGGGGCCAAGGATTTGTTCCCATATGATGAATGCAAGGAGAAGTTTGGAAAAGCAAACAAGAGGAAAGGATTTGCTGAGGGACTCTGGGAGATTGAGAACAACCCCACGGTCACGCATGAAGGCTACGAGGTAAGTAGATATGAAGGCCACTGAGGTTAGACTTACACTGTGTTGATTGATGTATCCTATTTTAGCTTGGACACCTGTTATCCCGCTGATGCATACCAGTGATTATCACACTTCAGCTCACTTCATTGTTGCCAATTTGGTGATTATCGACTTTACAGCCCACAAATCCAGTGACTTTGTAAACAAGGCTTTGCCAGTTGTGACCTGTAAGTGAGCCTTTGGCTCTCCCGCCAAAGGCGCACCTCTGTCTGCTCTGCCCAATGAGTGGCAAAGACGagcaagcagcagcacaagTTGTGGTTTGTGGTTTGTACTGTGTGAGAGAATATTGAAAGGGGGAAATAACATAAGCGGGATGTTTTTATAAACTGGCTTGAAACATAAAGAGCTGGTTTGATTCTACACCAGCGGCCACatttgctgctttgttttggtttgctgAATTTATTTTCAACATGTAAACAGTTTCCGGAAGTAATTTGGGAAGGACTGCTACAGAGTAGGGTGAGAGCAAAGATTATTATAATTAACTAAAGCCAAACTAAAAGTGGGTGTGGAAAAAATATCATAAATGAAAAGTGAAACAATGTTATGTGCATAATTACTGAAATAACATTGTACAGAGAAAatatcttttaattttaatctcaaATATGTCCTCTCAGCAAGCACAAACAGACTTTGGTGCAACTGTTCATTGAGACTGGGATGTCTCAGGTATTTTTAATATTATGTATTACTGTGTTGTTTTAAACCTATTAAATTTTACAATCTGACAAATACCCAAATAGACCCATGCTATAGTAAAGTAAACTAAAACTAgcactgaaactaataaaaaaaaaaaaccctgctaaaataaaaaaaaaaatgtaaacaataaaACTAAACCACAACTACATCTCATTGAAAATGAACTGAAACCACACTGAGTTGAAAGCACAactgaaaatacaaataaaaaaatacaaaactgtaATTACTCTCATCAGAGCACACTCTGCTGGACAAACTATGTAATGTAACCATTTATCCGTTACTCTCAAAGCTCACTCAACTGTTTATCTGGAAGTTTAACCTCTACTACGTTACTAGTGATACTGTCACACCTTGCCATTGATGGATAGATATAGACTTAGTTTCCCTATGTTTCACTAATGTGCAACTCTTTGCCTGTAGTCATCGAAGAAGGACAACACATCAGAAGGAGCAGGGGATACAGGCAGTTCAGAAAAAGCAGATGCAGAAGGCAGCAGTGACGAGGACGAAGGAGCCCTGGTCATTGACGAGAAAAATGAGAGGGGAGGAACCAAACGAAAAGCAGAGGAGTCCACAGAGGTGAGGTTAAACCTGACTCACAGTCCAAGTCAGTTCACTGTAAAGCCGTCTGATGCTTATCAAACTTTTAATAGACCTCTCCGAAGCGGCCAAAGGATACAGAGGCGGAAGGTGACTCTAAAATAGACGGTAACCAGTCTAACGTGGAGCCCAAGCTCAACGATGTGGCTGGACCCAAGGCGACTGCTC contains:
- the LOC116319997 gene encoding hepatoma-derived growth factor; this translates as MPRSNRQKEYKPGDLVFAKMKGYPHWPARIDELPEGAVKSPSNKYQVFFFGTHETAFLGAKDLFPYDECKEKFGKANKRKGFAEGLWEIENNPTVTHEGYESSKKDNTSEGAGDTGSSEKADAEGSSDEDEGALVIDEKNERGGTKRKAEESTETSPKRPKDTEAEGDSKIDGNQSNVEPKLNDVAGPKATAPSESKPEAQENAPAGGQQTAEKPATDSA